The DNA window GACTCGCTGAACCTTGCCCGGGCGAATTGAAGACTACTTCGCGAACCGCGAAGACATTCTCCGGATCTTTGTAGGCAAGAGGCCGGAGGATCACCGTGTTGACAACGGAAAAGATGGCGGTGTTGGCGCCGATGCCGATAGCGAGCGAAAGAATTGCGGTTGCTGCGAAACCGGGATTGTTGCGGATCCACCGGAAAGCATAGCGAAGATCTTGGCCGATCGCATCCAGGACCGGCAGACCGCGCTGTTCCCTGTAGGTCTCCTTGGCCGATTCCACGCTGCCGAACTGGAGTTTTGCTCTTCGATGAGCTTCATCGGGCGGGAGGCCGCTACGCATGTTTTCGTCCGCGAGCATCTGGATATGGGACTCGAGTTCCTCGGCTAGGTCGATTTCCCGGCCATGCCCATTCAGGCTGCCGAGAAAACGGTGACAGAATCCGCGCAGTCTACGGATCATGCCTTGAATCCTTTCAACGCCAGAAAGCGCGCAACGATTTCGGTAGCCTGAGCCCACTGCTTAACCTCTGCATCGAGTTGGCTCTGACCAGCCCGGGTGATTCGGTAAAACTTGGCGCGCCGCTTATTCTCGGAAACGCCCCATTCAGACACGATGGCACCTTCCTGTTCGAGTTTGAGGAGGACGGGGTAGAGCGTGCCGTGATTGATGGCGAGCAGGTCGTGGCTGGTCTGTTCGACGCGGCGCGCAATGCCATATCCGTGCTGGGGCCCCATAGCATGGAGCGTTTTGAGAACCATAATAGCCAGCGTGCCCTGCCAGACGTCTGCTTTCTTTTTCATATTGGTTTCCCACATGAGTGTGCCATGCTTCATATTGGAAAGCAATAGGTGCGCGCACACTCTCCTCCCAGATACTCTCCCGACTACCTATCGTGGAGGGAGCAAGATTACATCCAGTTGGATTCCGTGTTGGCTGCCGATCTGGTATAGCCTGGTTCGACCCAAGCCCATGCAACACTGTCTCCGGTGCCTTCTTGCACCTGTTCCGCCAGAATAGTATCGCTTTCGGAGCCGGGGGAGGCCATCCCCTTCAGAATCTCAACAGTTAATGACAGCTCTAAGTGGAATGTTCACCGAACTGGCGAAGAAGACGGAGCGAACCAATGCTTTGGTCGAATTGCAGATACGCTTGATTCTGGCTGCCCCCAATCGTGAATCGTTCAGTTCGTCGAGAGTGAGAATCCGCAAAACCTCCCGGAAAAGCGGCACTCGCTTGATAGCATGGAGGCCATAGTGATTCGCCCGCTGCCCCTGATTCCCCTGCTGCTCCTGTCTTTATCTGGTTGTAAGCAAGCACCCGTTCTCGAACCCGTTCCGGAGTGGGCCTATCCCACCAATCCAGCTCCGGCGCCTGGCCCGAAGCCTCCCGTGCCGCAAGGCCCCTTCCAGATCAAAAGCAGCCAACTCTCCTTTACACGGGCCCAACTCTCCAATCTTTTTGCTGCCCCGGACTGGAGCCCCGAGGGGCATCCCACGATGCCATCCGTTGTCTCTCATGGACGAGAACCCGAGGTGCGGGCCTGCGCCTATTGCCACCTGCCAACTGGGAGCGGACGGCCGGAGAACTCTCGACTGGCTGGCTTGCCCATCCCATACTTCGTCGATCAGATGAAGGCGTTCCGCGATGGCTCCCGAACACCGTTCCTTGTCGACAGAGCGCCAACCATCAATATGACCAAGACGGCCAAGGCGATGACCGATGCCGAGATCGAGACTGCTGCCCGATATTTTGCAAGCCTGAAACCACTGTCTTTCGTCCGCGTGGTGGAGACAACGATGGTTCCCAAATCCCGCATCGCCGGGTGGTTGTTCCACTTTCAGCCGGAGAAGGGGGAAGAGGCCCTCGGCCAACGGATTCTCGAAGGGCCTGAGGACTTTGAGCAGTTTGAGTTGCGCGATCCGGAGACCCGCTACATTGCCTATGCACCGGTCGGGAGCCTCGCGTTGGGGAAACGCCTCGCGGAGACCTGGGGGAACAATAAGGAGCTGGAATGCTCCAGCTGTCACGGTCCGGGCTACCGGGGTAAGGAGGCTGTTCCAGGCATTGCAGGCCGTTCGCCAAGCGCCATTGTTCGTCAGCTGTATGACATGAAGGCTGGCGTTCGACGTGGTGGCAAGACGTCGGAGATGGAAAAGGTGGTCAAGGAGATGACGAACAGCGATATGGTGGCCTTGGCGGCGTATATTGGGTCGCTGAGACCATAGGTTTCGGCTAATTTCACTTTATCTCGATGCAGAATATGATATATTTTGGCCACGTCTTATGGTCGAGTCAGTGTTCGGGCGGCTATACATCGAAATGAGAGATAAAGATGACATTATTGTTAAGTAAAATGGCGACGATTTGCGCCGTTGTTATTGCACTGGCGGCAACGCCGGTTCATGCAAGTATCACAGGTCCAAGCAAACTCGAAGTTAATCTTGGCCCACTACCAATCGACAAATATTCCTCCACTAATTACGATTCAACGCTTTCCACTACCTATATTAAGAATTGTTCCTCTTCCTTAAGAACTTGTTGAAAAACTCGCCGCTGGATGTGACGCTGAAATATTTTAGAGCATCTATGTTTTATGCGCGGAACCGACCAGCAACAAAGAACCCTGATCAGCTACGTGAACCTTGAAGATCGGATCGCAGAGGACCATCCACTGAGGAAAGTACGGCAACTGGTAGACGGGTTGCTCAAGAGCATGGATGGAGAGTTTGAGCAGATGTATTCGCGAGTGGGGCGTCCTTCGATTCCGCCCGAGCGTCAGCTCAGAGCGTTGTTGTTGCAAATCTTCTACTCGGTGCGCAGCGAGCGCTTGCTAATGGAGCAGTTGGACTACAACCTGTTGTTCCGTTGGTTCATTGGGCTTGAGATCGATGAGCCGGTTTGGAACCACGCCGTATTCAGCAAGAACCGGGAGCGGCTGTTGAATGAAGAGGTCGCGCAGAAGTTCTTTAGCCGGGTCAATGAGTTGGCCTCTGGATTCATGTCCGATGAGCACTTCACGGTGGATGGAACGCTGATCGAAGCCTGGGCAGGACAGAAGAGATTTCAACGAAAAGATGGCGAAGGCCCCAAAGATGGCAAGCAGTTCCACGGCGAGAAGCGCAGCAATGAAACGCACGAGTCCAAGACAGATCCAGATGCCCGCTTGTACAAGAAGGGGAATGGGCAGGAAGCCAAGCTCAGCTACCTCGGCCACATTGTGATCGAGAACCGCAATGGTTTGATCCGTGAGGTGATGAGCACGCAAGCCGATGGTCATGGCGAAGCCGATGCCGCCTTATTGATGGCGGCCAAAATAGCGCGGCCCGGCAAACGCATAACGCTGGGGGCCGACAAAGCTTATGACCGCAAGGACTTTGTCAAAACAGTGCGCGAGTTGGGAGTGACCCCACATGTGGCGCAGAACAACAAGAATCGCAGAAGCGCCATTGATCAGCGTACGACAAGGCATGAAGGGTATCGCATGAGCCTCAGCAAGAGGTGGCTTGTAGAGAAGGCCTTCGGATGGATGAAGCAAACGGGCGGACTGAAAAAGATCAAGCTGCGGGGAATCGATAAGGTCGGATGGCTGGTCACTTATACAGCCGCAGCTTACAATCTGCTTCGAGTCAAAACCCTGCAGGAGCAGTGTGCCTAAATGACGGAAAATGGCCCAAAATCAATGGTTTTCGGCCTATCGCGGGAGCGCGGGCAGGTTCAATTTTGAGCAATGATTCAATACATCCTCATCCAGATACCATCATATTCGCGGTAGAGGGGTATTTTTCAACAAGTTCTTAACCGTCCGCGCTTGCGTGCAGGGCTTGCTCTCTAACTACGCAAGTCAGAAGGTTACTGCGGTTCGATTCATGTTTGGTATGTGTGGCGGCGGGTTCAGCACCCCGCTCTCAAATTGTGGGACGACGAGTCCCATAATTTATAACTCTCCCTGGCGCAGTCAGCTCTTGCTATTTCTTACTGATGTGAAAAATGCGGGGATCAATAGCGTCATTCCTTCTCCGATGCACTGGACATTTTACAATCAGTACGATTCGTATTGCAATAATCCTCTGAACCCAAATGACCTAAAGTGCGGCGATTCCAATGGGAACTATAATTTCCTTGTTAATGCAAGAGTGCCGTCCCTGAATGATGGACTGAAATGGCAACTGACGTACGATCCCTGCACGTCAAGCAACGTTCCACTCTTCTTCTGGCCCACGGCGCCTTTTCCAGTCCGAGGCGCAAACAATATGGGGCAGGAAGAGGGACCTTGGATGAAATGAAATTAGCGGAAGATCAGCGGACACAATGATGGGAAACGGCGCTTAGGGGAAGAGGCGAAGGGAGGGCGTAGCCCGACAGGAGCCGAAGCCCCTAAGCGCCCCGAGCGGGTCCTTACGGTGATAGATTTGGAATCTTCCAAAACACCAAAATCACCCCGAAAGGACACACTCATGAGCGACAACCAGAAGCTTATCAAAGCGCGCATTGGACTGCTCCAACTCGCCCAGGAATTGGGCAACATCAAGGCCGCCTGCCAGCGAGCCGGCATCAGCCGCAGCCACTTCTACGAGATCAAGGAAGCCTACGAGAAGCACGGAGCCGACGGGCTTGAGCCGAGGCAACGCCGGACGCCTCGGATGCCGAATCAGACTCCGCCCGAGCTTGAAAAGCAGATCCTCGAGATGACGGCGCAGTATCCGACCTACAGTTACATCCGCATTGCCGACCAGCTTCGTTTGGTCGGCATCGGTGTCTCTGCCCCCGCCGTCCGAGGGGTCTGGGTACGGCACGGCATCACTCTCCGGCTCCAGCGCCTGCTCTGGCTGGACAAGAAGACCGCCACCGAAGGCGGCGTGCTGACGGAGCAAGCCAAGCGGCTCCTGCAGAAGCATCAGGGCCGAAACGTTGACCCGGAACAACATATCGCTGCACCGCATTCTGGCTATCTGCTTTGCCAGGACACTTACTTTGTAGGCACGATCAAAGGCGTCGGCAAGGTCTACATGCAGACGGTCATTGACGCACACTGCTCGCAAGCCTTCGCCAAGGTCTATCTCAGCAAGATGCCGATCACTGCGGCAGACACACTGAATGATCGAGTCATCCCCTTCTATGACGATGAGAAGGTGGGGATCGAGCGGTTGCTCACCGACAATGGCCGCGAGTACTGTGGACTCGAAGCTCGTCATCCCTTCGAGATCTATCTGGCGATTAACCAGATCCGCCACAAGAGAACGCAGATCGCTTCCCCTCAATCCAACGGCTTCTGTGAGCGCTTCCATCGCACGATCAAGGAGGAGTTTTACAGCATCAAGTTCCGGCAAAAGATCTATCAGTCTGTGGCTGAATTACAAGATGATCTGGACGCCTATCTGAGCTTCTACAATCGCCAGCGACCCCATCATGGATATCGGACTCAAGGCCGAACGCCATACCAGGCTTTCCTCGATGGGAAAATCGCCCAGGCGCAACCTATGGCAGCATGAAGTAACCGAATCTCAACCGAGGCCCGTAAGCCCTCGTGTCCGGAGATCTTCAGCTAAATACAGATGAAAGCGAACGATAACAGCTACAATTGTGCGCCGGCAAATCCATACTTCGTGGGTTGGAACAATATCTATACTGTCTACGA is part of the Bryobacter aggregatus MPL3 genome and encodes:
- a CDS encoding PadR family transcriptional regulator; protein product: MKKKADVWQGTLAIMVLKTLHAMGPQHGYGIARRVEQTSHDLLAINHGTLYPVLLKLEQEGAIVSEWGVSENKRRAKFYRITRAGQSQLDAEVKQWAQATEIVARFLALKGFKA
- a CDS encoding c-type cytochrome produces the protein MIRPLPLIPLLLLSLSGCKQAPVLEPVPEWAYPTNPAPAPGPKPPVPQGPFQIKSSQLSFTRAQLSNLFAAPDWSPEGHPTMPSVVSHGREPEVRACAYCHLPTGSGRPENSRLAGLPIPYFVDQMKAFRDGSRTPFLVDRAPTINMTKTAKAMTDAEIETAARYFASLKPLSFVRVVETTMVPKSRIAGWLFHFQPEKGEEALGQRILEGPEDFEQFELRDPETRYIAYAPVGSLALGKRLAETWGNNKELECSSCHGPGYRGKEAVPGIAGRSPSAIVRQLYDMKAGVRRGGKTSEMEKVVKEMTNSDMVALAAYIGSLRP
- a CDS encoding IS5 family transposase; its protein translation is MRGTDQQQRTLISYVNLEDRIAEDHPLRKVRQLVDGLLKSMDGEFEQMYSRVGRPSIPPERQLRALLLQIFYSVRSERLLMEQLDYNLLFRWFIGLEIDEPVWNHAVFSKNRERLLNEEVAQKFFSRVNELASGFMSDEHFTVDGTLIEAWAGQKRFQRKDGEGPKDGKQFHGEKRSNETHESKTDPDARLYKKGNGQEAKLSYLGHIVIENRNGLIREVMSTQADGHGEADAALLMAAKIARPGKRITLGADKAYDRKDFVKTVRELGVTPHVAQNNKNRRSAIDQRTTRHEGYRMSLSKRWLVEKAFGWMKQTGGLKKIKLRGIDKVGWLVTYTAAAYNLLRVKTLQEQCA
- a CDS encoding IS481 family transposase, with the translated sequence MSDNQKLIKARIGLLQLAQELGNIKAACQRAGISRSHFYEIKEAYEKHGADGLEPRQRRTPRMPNQTPPELEKQILEMTAQYPTYSYIRIADQLRLVGIGVSAPAVRGVWVRHGITLRLQRLLWLDKKTATEGGVLTEQAKRLLQKHQGRNVDPEQHIAAPHSGYLLCQDTYFVGTIKGVGKVYMQTVIDAHCSQAFAKVYLSKMPITAADTLNDRVIPFYDDEKVGIERLLTDNGREYCGLEARHPFEIYLAINQIRHKRTQIASPQSNGFCERFHRTIKEEFYSIKFRQKIYQSVAELQDDLDAYLSFYNRQRPHHGYRTQGRTPYQAFLDGKIAQAQPMAA